A stretch of the Pseudorasbora parva isolate DD20220531a chromosome 13, ASM2467924v1, whole genome shotgun sequence genome encodes the following:
- the LOC137038358 gene encoding uncharacterized protein, with product MEASPLNKTSTGQADRTLQSGSQQSSDDDEHPFSSSSSSSSSKCSCIGHFGSRRTASTDSSLGIMSSLSLSSRGSFNVIWRWSGDGLDSRSEQGRSDSFDWSCPPLPGQVPVEPTGTSNGRNVQGAMEASPLNKTSTGQADRTLQSGSQQSSDDDEHPFSSSSSSSKCSCIGHFGSRRTASTDSSLGIMSSLSLSSRGSFNVIWRWSGDGLDSRSGQGRSDSFDWSCPPLPSPVPVEPTGTSNARNVQGAMEASPLNKTSTENPPGCGKWKRIRSFFTRVWKALKSPVCCCLSSAVDVVEPFSPDPEPSSSASDHSAVKPNDESFESLYNVGAMLGSGGFGSVYKGTRKSDGKKVAIKQLSKIENNRYLYIPGHPKPLVTEVALLLMMRRKPISPLIIQLYEWFEHPGKFTLVMEFPEPCMSLRDYIVRKPIYEPTARFIMRQALLAVQVCIEHGVFHNDIHAQNFLVNERTLELKLIDFGCGQLFSNDGYESKTYIGLPYYYPPEVLTEPRFHAIPANVWALGVLLYTMVHVYHPFANSEDIRRAKIPFMYYNLSKRNNILAVLGGGLELET from the exons ATGGAGGCTTCTCCCCTGAACAAGACCTCAACAG GTCAGGCTGACAGGACGCTGCAGAGCGGCAGCCAACAGAGCTCAGATGATGATGAACATCCATTctcctcatcttcatcttcatcttcatctaaaTGCTCTTGCATTG GCCATTTCGGATCCAGAAGAACTGCTTCCACAGATTCTTCGCTGGGCATCATGTCATCCTTGTCCCTGAGCAGCAGAGGCTCATTCAACGTCATTTGGAGGTGGAGTGGCGATGGATTGGACAgccgaagcgaacagggcaGGTCTGACAGCTTTGATTGGTCGTGCCCTCCGCTGCCAGGTCAAGTTCCTGTCGAGCCAACGGGGACTTCAAATGGCCGAAATGTTCAGGGTGCCATGGAGGCTTCTCCCCTGAACAAGACCTCAACAG GTCAGGCTGACAGGACGCTGCAGAGCGGCAGCCAACAGAGCTCAGATGATGATGAACATCCATTctcctcatcttcatcttcatctaaaTGCTCTTGCATTG GCCATTTCGGATCCAGAAGAACTGCTTCCACAGATTCTTCGCTGGGCATCATGTCATCCTTGTCCCTGAGCAGCAGAGGCTCATTCAACGTCATTTGGAGGTGGAGTGGCGATGGATTGGACAGCCGAAGCGGACAGGGCAGGTCTGACAGCTTTGATTGGTCGTGCCCTCCGCTGCCCAGTCCAGTTCCTGTCGAGCCAACGGGGACTTCTAATGCCCGAAATGTTCAGGGTGCCATGGAGGCTTCTCCCCTGAACAAGACCTCAACAG AAAATCCTCCAGGATGTGGGAAATGGAAAAGAATTCGTTCTTTCTTCACGAGGGTATGGAAGGCTCTGAAGAGTCCTGTCTGCTGCTGTCTCAGTAGTGCTGTGGATGTTGTGGAGCCTTTTTCCCCTGATCCTGAGCCATCATCATCTGCGTCAGATCACTCCGCCGTCAAGCCAAATGATG aGTCTTTTGAGTCTCTCTATAATGTGGGAGCGATGCTTGGATCCGGAGGATTTGGCAGCGTGTACAAGGGAACACGCAAATCTGATGGCAAAAAG GTTGCCATCAAGCAGTTAAGCAAGATTGAAAACAATCGTTATCTTTATATT CCTGGGCATCCCAAACCTCTCGTTACAGAAGTGgcgctgctgctgatgatgaggCGAAAACCCATAAGCCCGCTCATCATACAGCTCTACGAGTGGTTTGAACATCCTGGAAAATTCACTCTTGTTATGGAGTTCCCCGAGCCTTGCATGAGCTTGCGGGACTACATCGTTCGCAAACCCATCTATGAACCCACAGCACGGTTCATCATGCGACAGGCTCTGCTGGCAGTACAGGTCTGCATCGAGCATGGTGTTTTTCATAATGACATTCATGCGCAGAATTTCCTCGTAAATGAAAGGACGTTGGAGCTCAAGCTGATCGACTTTGGCTGCGGTCAGCTATTTAGTAATGATGGCTACGAGAGCAAAACATACATTG GACTGCCGTATTACTATCCACCTGAAGTCTTAACAGAACCTCGTTTCCACGCCATACCAGCAAATGTCTGGGCTCTAGGAGTGCTGTTGTACACTATGGTGCACGTATATCATCCTTTTGCCAATTCGGAAGATATCAGACGAGCCAAAATTCCATTTATGTACTACAACTTATCCAAAC GAAACAACATACTTGCTGTCCTTGGTGGAGGGCTTGAGCTCGAGACTTGA